A stretch of the Procambarus clarkii isolate CNS0578487 unplaced genomic scaffold, FALCON_Pclarkii_2.0 HiC_scaffold_1165, whole genome shotgun sequence genome encodes the following:
- the LOC123770414 gene encoding uncharacterized protein has product MATCVRRLTLTTLLLLLLQTSIVLSKPRHHHNHGQCLLQQARGEVKQMRHYCDGQPEAHRVFPGIPLFSLCKRDFNAIRDFALDPQDTVKKCCRSPDHVKCSDEEWRVVLLARYIRVLCDLIHCQSTPPGS; this is encoded by the exons ATG gcaaCTTGTGTTCGGCGCTTGACGCTgacgacgctgctgctgctgctgctgcagacaTCAATCGTGCTGAGCAAACCacggcaccaccacaaccacggaCAG TGTCTCCTGCAGCAGGCGCGGGGAGAGGTGAAGCAGATGAGACACTACTGCGacggccagccagaggctcaccGAGTCTTCCCAGGAATCCCGCTCTTTTCGCTCTGTAAACGCGACTTCAACGCCATCCGGGACTTTGCCTTAG ATCCTCAGGATACGGTGAAGAAGTGCTGCAGGAGCCCAGATCACGTCAAGTGCTCCGACGAGGAGTGGAGAGTAGTGCTGCTGGCTCGATACATCCGCGTCCTGTGCGACTTGATTCACTGCCAGAGCACGCCTCCCGGGTCCTAA